The genomic window CTGCTGAACACTAGCCGCAGCGACAACGGTGCCACTGCCTGGCCTGCCACTCCATCCTGATCCAGCTGCTCGCACAACGCCTGCAGTAGGCTGGGCGTCACAGTCAAACGATCCACTTGGCCCTCGCGCAAGCGCCATAACAGCCCCGCTGGATCGCGCCGGCGCGCATCACTCGCCACCACCAGCGCCACCCCTTCGAGCAGGTTGCCCAGCAGCTCACCATAAATATCCACGAAACTGACCGAGGTCTTGAGCAGTGCTCGCTCACCCGCCTGCACCCCGTACTGTCGACCCATCCAGTACAGCCGGTTTATAAACCCTCGGACACTACCCTGCACTGCCTTGGGCTGACCCGTCGAACCCGAGGTATACACCCAATACAGCACTTCACTCTCGACACGCCCAGACAACACTTCGCGCTCGGCCAACAAGGCTTGCAACTGTGGCTCCTCCTCGGGCAATGCCACCCAGTTCTGCTGCTCTAGACCCGCCGCCTGCGCCTCGTCCACTTCATTGCTGATAATCCAACGCACACCCGCATCGGCCACCAATTCCACGTGCCGTTGCGACGGATCACCCGGCTCTAACAACAACAGCACTGCACCACTGCGCACCACACCCAGCACCGCCTGCACCAATTGCGGCGAGTGTTCCAGCAACACCGCCACCACTTCGCCCGCGCATACCCCCTGCTGTACTAAGTGTACCGCCAGCGCCTCGGCCCCATCACTTAACTGCTGCCAGCTGACATCTGCCTGATCCTCATCGCCATACACCGCTACCGCCGGGCCCTGACGCTTGACTTGTTGCTGCCACAGTGACCACAGCGTTCCGGCCGGCCACTCCTGCCGATCTCCTTGCCAGACCGACACATCGGCCTGCTTTGCCACTTGCGCCGTTTGCCACCCTATCTGACCCAACTGCCGAGCCGGCTCCACACACAACATTTGACGTAATACCTCGCACAACCCCTGTATCACCGCTTGCGCCAGGCGATCGCCCACCCGCGCCTGCGCGTACGTGGCCACTACCTCCAGACCTTCAGACTGCGGCGAGATCCACACCTCCAGCGCTGTACGATGCGTCACGCCTTCCCGACCATCCAGGCCCTGCGGCTGCAACCGCAGACCTTGCACTTCATATTGCGCCTGATACAATTGCTCATTGCACACAAGGCCCACTTCGAACAGTGGGTGCCGCCCCGGCTCGCGCGGCGGATTCAGCTGTTCCACAACCCGTTCAAACGGCACATGCTGCCATTCAAAGTCCTGCATCACCTGCAATTGCGTGCGCTCCAGCGCCTGACTCAGTGACTCACCCTCATCATATTTAAAACGCAGCACCAACGGGTTCACGAACGTGCCCACCGTGTGTGAGAACGGCGCATACACCCGATTGGCCGCGTACGTCCCGAATGCCACGTCGCCACCTTGGCGCAACCGCCCCAGCACCAGTTGCAGCCCCAGCGCGTATACCGTAAATGCGGTCACACCATGATCTCGCGCCAGCTTTTGCAGCTCCTGCCGCTCCCCTTCACTCAGCTGTTGCGCATACAGCCCGCTGGTCTCATCGCTCGCATGTATATCCATATACGGTAACGCCAGCGGCTGTAGATCGCTCAGACGGCGGCTCCAGTACGACAGTCCCGGCTCTATTTGCTGCGCAAACGCCTCGCTCTGCTCCCAGCGGCTGTAGCGCACGTAATCATGCTCCACTGGCGCCAGTGACTGCCCCGCGTACAGCGCCATCAGCTCCTGCACCAAAACCTCTGTAGCCACACCATCAAGCACCGCATGGTGCACCGTCAGATAAAACACATGTTCCTGCGAGGACAGTCGGATCAGCCCCGCCCGGTATGGTACATGACAGCCTAGATCCAGAGTCGTGCTCGCCTGATCGCGCAGTCTCTGATCCAAACGCTGCTGCCGCTCGGGATCATTGAAGCCTTGCAGATCCTCATACGCCAATTGCACCGCCTCATCGACAAGCTCCACGCACGCCTGACCCGATTCGTCCTGCACAATATACGAGCGCAGGATCGTGTGGCGCTCGATCAACTCAACAAAACTAGCCTCAAAGCGCGAACGCTGAAGTGGGCCATGCAAGGTAAAGCGCAGCGGGATCAGATACTGCGTTCCATGTGGGTCCAGCTGAGATAACATCCACAGACGGCGCTGTGCAAACGATAGCGGGATAGGGTCTGACCTCTCATATACCTGCTCCCAGTATCCTAGGAGAACCCCACCATCTTGCTGCGATATACACTGAGCCATCAATGCCAGTACCGGATGTGTCAGCACCTGACCTATGCGCACATCCACACCCAAACGCTCACGGATCAGCACAACCAATCTGACCGCCAGCAATGAGTCCCCTCCTAGCATGAAGAAGTTATCCTGCGCACTATTCACCTGTACGCCTAGCAACTGCTCCCATAACTGGCCCAGCTCACGCTCGCCCTCTCTGAGCTCGCGCGACTGCGGATGCTGAGTTCGCAGCTGCTTCGCCGTCAGGTCTCGCAATTCCTCCATATCCACCTTGCCATGGCCCGTCAGCGGCAACTGATCCAGTTGTAACCACACCCCCGGTACCATCGCAGATGGCAACTGCGCCGCCGCCTGCTCATGCAGACGCTCGCGCGACTGCGGCTGCTCTCCTGGCTGCAACACCAGCGCCGCCGCCAGCCTTAACTCATACACATACACCAGCGCACGACGTACCTGCGGCCAACCCTCCAGTACCGACTGCACCTCCCCACTCTCGATTCGGTTACCCCGCACCTTGAGCTGACCGTCCGCCCTACCCACAAACTCGATCTGGCCGTCCGGATGGTAATACCCTAGGTCCTGTGTCAGATACAAACGCTCACCCGTCTGCACATCAAATACAAACCGCTCGGCCGTCAGAGCCACATCGTTTACATACCCCCGTGCTAACGAGATCCCGCTACAATACATTTCTCCCGTCACCCAGTCAGGACACGCCTGCATCCGCTCATCCAGGATCCGATAACCGCAATTAGGCAGCGGAACCCCATAGGGCACACTGCGCCACTCATCTGACAGCGGACCGACCGGCGCCGATATATTCCACATCGTCGTCTCCGTGGGACCGCCCACGCTGTACAACCGCGCCTGCGGCGCCGCCAACATCAACCTCTCATATAAACGGCCCGCTACCCAATCTCCACCTACCAGTACTGTTCGCAGACTCTCATACCGCCAATTGCTCACCTGGCCCCATGACAGCAACATCTCTACCGCCGCCGGCACACTCACCCAGCAGTTCAGCGCATACTCATGCACCAACTCACTCCAGCATTGCGGATCCGTGCGTTTGGCTTGCTCTGGCAACACCAGCAATCCACCCGACAGCGGCACGCCCAACACGTCATACACTGACATGTCATGGTGCAATGCCGTCAAACCTAGCGCTCGCACTGGATACGAAAATACAAAGCGCTTCGCACTCTGATCCAGCGCATTGAGCACTCCTGCTTGCTCGATCTGCACCCCCTTTGGCTGACCCGTCGAGCCCGATGTGTACATTACATATACTAGATCCTGACCTGTCGTCTGCCAGCCCGCCAGCTGCTCATCGGCCAGCACCGTAGAGTGGCAATAGCCAGCCTGCCACTCATCAATACGCAGTGTCTCGAACTCTGGCGAGACCTGCGATTGCGTCTGTGCATCCACCAGCACTTGATTGACCCCCGCATCACGTAGAATCGAGTCCAGTCGCGCCTGCGGCTGCGCCAGATCAAGCGGTAGGTAGGCTGCCCCTGAGGCCAGCACCCCATATACTGCCACCAATTGCTGCACTCCTTTGGGCAGCAATACTCCTATTAGCGGCTGCACTTTCCCGTCATTTTTCAATGACGAATCATTCAATAGCTGCAGATAACTACCCAGTTGTGCGCTCTGTGCATGCAGTTGCCCATAAGTTAGGCGCTCGCTACCACACACCGCCACCAGCTGATCATCATCGGCACGCTTGTCCATATTTTCCACGAACTGACGATACACCGGCCGGCTGTCGTACGCCTGCCTCTGATCATTGAGCTTCGCGCGCACCGCCTTCTGTTCGTCAGGCAAATCCACCGCCTGTTGCGACTGCAGCAACGCTTCACAACGCTGCGGTACACACAGACCTTGCAGCAATACGCACCAGGCCGTAAACATCTGCTCTATCACACCCGGATGGAAACGCGAGGCTACGTAATCCCAGTTCACATACAGACCATCGCTCACAAAATAATACTGACAGTCCAACCATACTTGTGGCGTCTGCGTGATCTCCCGCGTCAAACTCCCGAAACGTTCCAGGGTGAATCCGTCAGCAGCCGAGGTGAACACGATCGGCATCGCCATCGTCTCCACACGACCATTCAATCGTGATATTTCTCTTAGAAGTCGCACGCCAGACACACGACTGTGATCAAGCGCCTGCCACAAATCTTCCTGGATCCGCTTGAGCCGATCACCCAGCGTAGCGCCTTGCTGCCGATCCACACTCAGCAACGAGAACGTCGCAAACTCGCCCATCACTGAATTGATCTGCTCATGCACCTGCGGACGGTTAAAGCGTGGTATGTTCAGAGTAAATCGTGGCGTACTGCTCCAGCGCCCCAGCACTTCAGCATACGTGCCTAGTAATAAGCCATTGACCGTCATCCCCAGCGACTGCGCTAGCTCGCGCAACTGCTGCGTCTGCTGCGCATTAAATTGATGCGCCTGACGCTCAAAATGGCCCAACTCCAGTGCAAGCTCACTTCTGACCGGCAACGCCGGCGGACCCGCCAGGTCCGCCACACGTTCACGCCAGTACGCCAGCTCCGACTCATAGGCATCTCCCTGTTCCTGCTGTCGCGACCACAATACATAATCGCGAAACGTCAGCTCCAGCGGCGCCAGTTCAGTCTCAGGATGAAGATAGAGGCAATTAAGCTCTGCAAACAGAACCTGGATACTGCGGCCATCGATGCACCAAGTATCAATACTGAATGCGATCCTGCTTTTATTTTCTTCATCCAGTACACGGATCTCAAATTGAGGCCACACAGCCAGATCAAAATGCTTGTGCGCCAGATCACGCCGTGTAGCTTCGATCATGCGATCCCGCGACGATATATCCAGCTTAAGCAGAGAATGGCGATCTATCGTATACTCAGGCACTACCTCCAACACTTGCTGATAGCCATCAGGCCTTGCAATCACGCGCAGCATATCGTGTCTGTGCAACAACATATCCCAGGCACGATGAAAACGTGCGAAATCAAGATTGTCGACTTCGTATTCCAGATAGATATGCATGGCCGCCGCATCCTCGCGGCCGATCCAGTATGCCTGTTGCATATCCGTCATCGGGAAGGATTCAAACCGCCCAGTCGGATTGATATCAATGCTTTTCGCTGCGGAATTCGCCACTTTCCGGGAACAGGCAATTCGATCCAGCAGATCCCGTTTCATTCCATGCCCTCCTGTGACGAATGCCGTGACTTGAGGCGCTTCAAACGCACCTTTCTTTTAGCCGATGCATCTGCGGTCTGCGACTGACCATCCCGGGAAACCACCTTTGGTTCTGATATGTTGACCGAGGTGCCATAACGTTGAAACAAATAATCGGCCAGCGACAGGACAGTGGGTCTGCCGATCAGCGTTCCCACATCTACTTCCATGTCAAGAGACTTCTGAATCCGCCGGCGATAGCGCACGATTTCGATCGACCCTCCCCCCTGCTCGAACAAGCTGATCTCCGGCTGCACCTGCCGGTCCAGGATATCTTCAAGAAGCGAGGTCAATTTGTCGACAATGTCATGTCGGCCCAGTCCGCTGCCGTTTGCGTTAACCGTCTCGTTCGCTCCGGACCGAGAGGAATTCAAGTCCTGCTCTTTTGCGATGCCGATCAGATAATCTCCCGGTGCAGCGTATAACCGATTGAGTTGGGCCATGCCCTGTTCCAACTCAATCACCTGAAACCCTCTGGCAAATACCTCTGCGCTATCAACCTGACTGCCCATGCCTACGTTGGACCAATTGCTCCAACCCAACCAGCTCGCCACCCAGCCTTCGCTACGCAACTTATCGGCCATACCCAATAGTGCGCCATTGGCGCCCGCATATGACACAGAGAACGGATCACCATACATACCTGCCACCGATCCAAATAAGATCCACCGGGTACATTGCCGAATATCAGGCCAGTTTTTTTCTAGGGCCGCCTTCAGTATCTGTACCGCCACAGACTTGGGGCGGTCTGCGCGAATCAGTTGTTGAGCCTCCAGACGCGGCGGTAATGCGGTTTCGTAAACGCCTGCCAAGTGCAATATAATATCCGGACACGTATTACCCAAAACTGCCGCCAGCCTCTTAGCAGTGCGGTCTGAGTCACACATATCATCCTGAATCCACACCTGCCGGTCTGCGTCGTCGGGGTCGCACCAATCGGGGCACTGCCCACGGCCAAGCAGAATCACACGATGACCGCAAGACAATTCACTTGCGGCAAGTTGACGCGCCAGTGCTCCTGCACCGCCGGTAATCAACGTCACTTTGGCACTTGTTGCTGGTTGCCTGCTTGGCGTCGACAGGTCGGCATCGGTTTGCTCCAGTCTGGTCAGGCCGCTAGCGGTAACCCGATATCTTCCTGTCTCATTTTCCACCGGCCACAGCAGAGATCTATCTGCCGACCGTTGCAGGACCACACAATGCGAATTCGCGTCAAGTGGCAAGCTGCGAAGAAGGCCGTACAGTCTGGCTGCATCCACACTATCCTGAGCATCAACAATTGCACACAAGGCATAGACCTGTGCACTATTGATATCCGACAGAACACGCAGCAACTTCGCCAGCTTCTCTGGATCCGCGTAGATTTCTGGGCCAAAAACCAGTCCCAGTCCGGAGTGCGTAGCGATTTCACGGCCCAGTGCATCTATCGTCAACGGCGACATCTGTAGACCAGAAAGCGGCACGTCACCGATGACTCTCCATTGCCCCGCCGTAGGATAATCGGACGAAGGAACTTGTATCCATGTCAGCGAACGTATTCCCGGCTCACCTTGGGTTTGGTTCGCCTTATTGGCTGCATCGGTCGGCGGCCTCTCCTGCTCCAGAGCAATCAGTGAACCGTCCGCCAGCGCTTTGGCCATTTGCAACCGCTGTATTTTTCCGCTAGTAGTCTTCAAAAAACGATTCCGTGCAACCGGTACCACCTGGGCCGGATAAAGACCTGCCTCGGCAATCAGCGTTTCACGGACTTGCCGGTTGACCGCTTGCAAGTCGGCGCCTTCGCGAGGAACATAGCAAATAGCGACCGTTTCTTGTTCGCCCTCATGCCAGCTGAGCGCGGTCACAAACGTTGGCTCTACTTCTGCAATTTTCTCGACCCGTTCTTCCAGGTCATGGCACACGTAATTTACACCATTGACTATAAGAACTTCCTTGCTTCGACCCGTCAGATAAAGACAGCCATCAGCAACAAACCCGTTATCTCCAGTATCAAACCAGCCATCTTCACTGAACGAAGCTGCATTGACTTCGGGAAGATTCAAATAACCACGCGTAACTGTCGGGCCACTAATCTGGAATCGCCCCACCTGATATTCCTTGAGTACGGCACCGTCCTCTCCCGTGATGCGAATACCTACGCCCGGAATAACCCGACCACATGAAGCAAATCTAGTGATGCCTGCCTGGACTGTATCCTGGGCGAATTCAAGTCGCGACACGGAAATCTCCGGGTCCCGATCTGTGCCATAAGTAATGCATGTGCAGGCTTCCGCCATACCAAAGCTGGGTGTGATTGCCTCCCGCTTCAAACCGAAGACAGCTGCAGTATCCCGAAAATCAGCAATGGTGCGATTTGATACCGCTTCGCCGCCATTCATGCATTCCACGACGTGGGATAGATCCAGCTCAAGTCCTGTGGCTCGTTTCATGGCCTTGGTCACAAGCTTATACCCGAAATTGGGAGACCAGGTATGCGTGATCTTCCGATCCGACAGCAACCGCATCCACAATAAAGGGTCATCCAGGATCAGCGAATTGGCTATATGGGTCTGGTTCCTTCCCAGAAAAATATCGCGCAGATGATAAGTCAGGAGCGGTCCGATATGGTCGAAGGGCAACCAGTTCAACGAACACTGTCCGGCAACATAATCCTGCCCCAGACTGCTCAGTGTCATGAAGGCGAGCAGAGACTCGTGACGTTCGTCAATGCACTTCGATTTGCCAGTACTGCCTGCCGACAGCTGGTAGAAAGCCGTGGCTGTAGGTTCCGGATCGGCAGGGCCGATCGGGTTGTCGTCCAACATCTCCAGATCAACCACACGCATCTGCGGATACTGCCCCAGCAGAGGCGCAAGACGTGCAAGGATATCAGAATCGGCTAGCACCAGCGGCTGGCCCAGCGTTTCCCAGGCATGAATGAGCTTTCCGGCCTTTTCAGGATCTGAATAGTCGTCGTTCGCCGCGACCGTAACCGGAACCGCGCCACTATAAAAGGCGCCCCAGATCCCATGCACATAAGGAACAAACCAGCCAGCAAGCACAATTACAGGTATTGTGGGCTCCACTCCTGCACCACGGATGCGGCCGCCATATTTTGCCGCACGCTCCCTCAAATCATCATAGGTAATATGGGACTCGCCCTTTTCTTCGATAAACGATATCCCTTTCCCGGGATAACGGCTTGCGGTACGAACCAACATCTGCCATAGATTGCGGGGGGTATCCGCAGGAAAATCTACCTGACGCCCCTGCAACAAGGCGGGACGTGCAGCAAACAATTGCAAGTCAGCTAGGATAACCTGGGAGGACGTAGCAATGGCACGCAAAACTTCTGTATAGGCTTTCAGAAAACGCACCGCAGTCCCCTCATTAAAGAGCGAAGAAGCATAGTCCAGCTGGATATCTAGTATGTTTCCTCGATCGACGATCTGGATACATAGCTCGAAAATTACTTCAGAGGTCAGTTCCTGCGGCCGAAAATTCATGCGGACGTCACCAAGCGTCATCGCCTCATCGGACAAGATATTTTGGTACACACACGCCGTCTGTATCACAGGCATGTAGTGCTCGGATCGGGCATGGCCCGCAGCTTTAACGATTTTATTAAAGGGATGATCCTGATGTTCCAGTGCCTTTACGATAGATGTATCCAAAGCATCTAGATTGTCCTGAATATTGAGCTGCGAATCGACTGTACCTCGCAATGCAATGGTGTTGGCCAAAAAATCTACAATGTGTTCCAGTTCTGGCAAAGTGCGACCGGCGACAACCGCCCCGGTCACGATGTCGGCACCGGCACCCGACTCAGCCAACGTCATCATGAAAGCAGCTGCCAATATTTGATACAGCCCCGATCCCCGCTGACTAGCTATGGTGCGCAGCTTCTTGGTTATCGTTGCATCGAGTTCATGATGAAGCGAATGTCCCTCCAGTAAGTGACTGGATTCGCGAGCCCGGTCCAACGGCAAGTCAATACATTCAGGTGCATCGCGCAAATAGTCGCTCCAGAACGCAGCCAGTTTTTTGCGCCGGAGCTGGCTGGCTTCACTGCGCAGCCATGCGCTGTAATCCAGACCCTGGACCGATAAGGTGTCCAAGGTACCGCCCCGATAACACCTGTCCAGGTCACGTAATATCACATCGACCGACCAGCCATCGGCAATGATATGATGCATGCACAAGATCAGCACAGCGTGTTGACTGCTTTGTTGCGCAATATCAACCGGTGTCAGCAATGCGGCTTTGAACAAAGGAGGGCGCGCCAGATCGAAAGGCTGTCCTGCCAGTTCCGTAAAGACCTGGTCTACCTCTTGCTCCAGGTCAAGCACTTCCCGGTAATCAAGATTGACCCAGGCAAAATTCTGTACCTGTCTTTGTGGTTCATCATCTGCTTCCACGAATTGGGTACGCAACGCTTCATGGCGCCTGACCAGGTGTGTAAGGGCCATGGCTAGACGATCGGGTTGTACCTCGCCATGCAGGTCAAACGCGTAGACCATATTGTTCGCCAAATCCCTACCGCCATTGCGTTGTCGCAAGTACCAAAGTCGCTGCTGATTTTCAGATAGAGAATGACTAAGCGAGCGGTCTGTCAGCGCCCATACAATTTGTCCTGTGTTCTTTCTTTTCTCCAGTAACATCGCCTGCTCGGCAATCGTGGGTAGAGAAAGCAAGTCACCCAAATGAACCTGACATTGGAACGACTGGCCCAGGCGAGCAGCCAGTCGAGCGAGCATGAGGGAGTGGCCACCCAGTGTAAAAAAGTTCTGATGTGCACCGATCGGCTGCTCGCGTTGCAACAGCGTGCGCCAGATTTGTTCGATACGCTGCTGCAATGGCGTCAATGCCTGCTGCTCATCCTGTTCGCACTGCAACGCCTGCTGTAACAGCGCCGCCGCCTGACCGCGATCCGGCTTACCCGTACTTAGCCGCGGTAACTGTTGCACCACCTCAATAATTCCCGGCACCATTGGGGCCGGCAGTTGCTGTTGCAACGCAACGCGCACCGCCTGCTGCGTCGCTCCGCCCTGCACTACCACCAGTACACCCAACACCGGCCCGCCGCCTGTGTCTATTACCGCAGACAACGACTGGCGCACGCCGGCCACTCCAGCAACCTGTACATCCAGTCCCTGCAAATCTATCCGGATGCCCCGCAACTTGACCTGCGCATCGCGACGGCCCAGTACTATCAGCTCTCCCCGTGCGTTGCGTATCACCTCATCGCCTGTGTCGAACCAGCGCTCACCTTCATTTTCATAAAACATCGACTCGGCCCGCCGAGCCTTACCCGCATACCCTGGCGAGAGTGCCACCCCCCCAAGCTGCAGCCGGCCAACCAACCCCGGCCACTGCACCAGGCCTTCCTGGCCCACGATCCGTGCCTTAACATTACTCATCAGCTGGCCCACAGGTACCAGCCCGCTGACCACACTCGCGTCCTCCTGTTCTTCATGGCCTACTTCATAGGCTGCCACATCAGCGCTCACTTCTGAGGAACCATACACGTTGACTAGCCGCAATCCGCTGCCCAGGCTTGCCCGCGCCTGGCGCACTAGTGACCAACTCAGTGCCTCGCCGCTGCTGAACACTAGCCGCAGCGACAACGGTGCCACTGCCTGGCCTGCCACTCCATCCTGATCCAGCTGCTCGCACAACGCCTGCAGTAGGCTGGGCGTCACAGTCAAACGATCCACTTGGCCCTCGCGCAAGCGCCATAACAGCCCCGCTGGATCGCGCCGGCGCGCATCACTCGCCACCACCAGCGCCACCCCTTCGAGCAGGTTGCCCAGCAGCTCACCATAAATATCCACGAAACTGACCGAGGTCTTGAGCAGTGCTCGCTCACCCGCCTGCACCCCGTACTGTCGACCCATCCAGTACAGCCGGTTTATAAACCCTCGGACACTACCCTGCACTGCCTTGGGCTGACCCGTCGAACCCGAGGTATACACCCAATACAGCACTTCACTCTCGACACGCCCAGACAACACTTCGCGCTCGGCCAACAAGGCTTGCAACTGTGGCTCCTCCTCGGGCAATGCCACCCAGTTCTGCTGCTCTAGACCCGCCGCCTGCGCCTCGTCCACTTCATTGCTGATAATCCAACGCACACCCGCATCGGCCACCAATTCCACGTGCCGTTGCGACGGATCACCCGGCTCTA from Halomonas sp. KG2 includes these protein-coding regions:
- a CDS encoding amino acid adenylation domain-containing protein, which translates into the protein MKRDLLDRIACSRKVANSAAKSIDINPTGRFESFPMTDMQQAYWIGREDAAAMHIYLEYEVDNLDFARFHRAWDMLLHRHDMLRVIARPDGYQQVLEVVPEYTIDRHSLLKLDISSRDRMIEATRRDLAHKHFDLAVWPQFEIRVLDEENKSRIAFSIDTWCIDGRSIQVLFAELNCLYLHPETELAPLELTFRDYVLWSRQQEQGDAYESELAYWRERVADLAGPPALPVRSELALELGHFERQAHQFNAQQTQQLRELAQSLGMTVNGLLLGTYAEVLGRWSSTPRFTLNIPRFNRPQVHEQINSVMGEFATFSLLSVDRQQGATLGDRLKRIQEDLWQALDHSRVSGVRLLREISRLNGRVETMAMPIVFTSAADGFTLERFGSLTREITQTPQVWLDCQYYFVSDGLYVNWDYVASRFHPGVIEQMFTAWCVLLQGLCVPQRCEALLQSQQAVDLPDEQKAVRAKLNDQRQAYDSRPVYRQFVENMDKRADDDQLVAVCGSERLTYGQLHAQSAQLGSYLQLLNDSSLKNDGKVQPLIGVLLPKGVQQLVAVYGVLASGAAYLPLDLAQPQARLDSILRDAGVNQVLVDAQTQSQVSPEFETLRIDEWQAGYCHSTVLADEQLAGWQTTGQDLVYVMYTSGSTGQPKGVQIEQAGVLNALDQSAKRFVFSYPVRALGLTALHHDMSVYDVLGVPLSGGLLVLPEQAKRTDPQCWSELVHEYALNCWVSVPAAVEMLLSWGQVSNWRYESLRTVLVGGDWVAGRLYERLMLAAPQARLYSVGGPTETTMWNISAPVGPLSDEWRSVPYGVPLPNCGYRILDERMQACPDWVTGEMYCSGISLARGYVNDVALTAERFVFDVQTGERLYLTQDLGYYHPDGQIEFVGRADGQLKVRGNRIESGEVQSVLEGWPQVRRALVYVYELRLAAALVLQPGEQPQSRERLHEQAAAQLPSAMVPGVWLQLDQLPLTGHGKVDMEELRDLTAKQLRTQHPQSRELREGERELGQLWEQLLGVQVNSAQDNFFMLGGDSLLAVRLVVLIRERLGVDVRIGQVLTHPVLALMAQCISQQDGGVLLGYWEQVYERSDPIPLSFAQRRLWMLSQLDPHGTQYLIPLRFTLHGPLQRSRFEASFVELIERHTILRSYIVQDESGQACVELVDEAVQLAYEDLQGFNDPERQQRLDQRLRDQASTTLDLGCHVPYRAGLIRLSSQEHVFYLTVHHAVLDGVATEVLVQELMALYAGQSLAPVEHDYVRYSRWEQSEAFAQQIEPGLSYWSRRLSDLQPLALPYMDIHASDETSGLYAQQLSEGERQELQKLARDHGVTAFTVYALGLQLVLGRLRQGGDVAFGTYAANRVYAPFSHTVGTFVNPLVLRFKYDEGESLSQALERTQLQVMQDFEWQHVPFERVVEQLNPPREPGRHPLFEVGLVCNEQLYQAQYEVQGLRLQPQGLDGREGVTHRTALEVWISPQSEGLEVVATYAQARVGDRLAQAVIQGLCEVLRQMLCVEPARQLGQIGWQTAQVAKQADVSVWQGDRQEWPAGTLWSLWQQQVKRQGPAVAVYGDEDQADVSWQQLSDGAEALAVHLVQQGVCAGEVVAVLLEHSPQLVQAVLGVVRSGAVLLLLEPGDPSQRHVELVADAGVRWIISNEVDEAQAAGLEQQNWVALPEEEPQLQALLAEREVLSGRVESEVLYWVYTSGSTGQPKAVQGSVRGFINRLYWMGRQYGVQAGERALLKTSVSFVDIYGELLGNLLEGVALVVASDARRRDPAGLLWRLREGQVDRLTVTPSLLQALCEQLDQDGVAGQAVAPLSLRLVFSSGEALSWSLVRQARASLGSGLRLVNVYGSSEVSADVAAYEVGHEEQEDASVVSGLVPVGQLMSNVKARIVGQEGLVQWPGLVGRLQLGGVALSPGYAGKARRAESMFYENEGERWFDTGDEVIRNARGELIVLGRRDAQVKLRGIRIDLQGLDVQVAGVAGVRQSLSAVIDTGGGPVLGVLVVVQGGATQQAVRVALQQQLPAPMVPGIIEVVQQLPRLSTGKPDRGQAAALLQQALQCEQDEQQALTPLQQRIEQIWRTLLQREQPIGAHQNFFTLGGHSLMLARLASRLRIEFKADVSMGELMNATTIASQSAQVEKNISNTADILPLVERPTVFPLSENQLGLWTYQQSRPDAASYNMTFVLRMHGCLNLQQFSVALNLLVKRHEALRYRFVEQRNEAGLVEPALKIEPDVWLMPEYRRISGDLQEESEIEAARLSAQPFDLEQGPLLRVSLLQAEQDSYACVLSMHHIIADGWSVGVLLQDLAILYEGRAPDEMAFQLVDYEAWRRSWLGDVERQQRLASFWHDYLAQLPGRLEFSILPDLPDGVSVYESATLVQTLDKQWATVLPEICRQRSNEIYDVVLAAFSLALHELTKRQDLVIGTVLAARHLHPELEKMVGFLANTVPVRTAVDDTMPLQVFFDGVVERRRQALQHQDIPFGALQNLQRGSDPLIEVLCIHQNVPYAGFSLPGVQCEVESVQVGETKFPLNLQTLHDGEKLVVHFEYARAYFAESTIMRMLATMQRFLRIYCDTLLEHKTVGDLLLAPYALTRGGAIRLPESRPRNLPQALARTVEKYPDHGITIIDEQGTEVLTYARLDRLARDYAGRLNRAGVNEGDPVILVAGGIRHYLITLWGAILLGAIPVTVAAPIGMDAQACLDKLEATWETLAHPLVIAPACDPKVWRVLLRECPGFRIVDPRQLGEAPPVTLADPQPETTAFFQLTAGSTGRSKCIEERHEAVLAYMEMTSQARNYDADQRTLNWLPFDHIVPILTFHLRDIYLGRDQVHVDTGYILQQPLRWMQLMSDLKVTHGWAPNFAFHLAVQALDAVDSDSSVDLGHVRELLNAGEMVTQATQDAFRRSAGRFGLAPEGLVASFGMAECCTCITYATPQEHEVRSDSLSLAGNGMQVGASSFASLGKVIPGMDIRIIDDNCQLLREYQVGKFQLKGLSLMRGYHNAREINDSAYTHDGWFDTGDNGFIANGCLYLTGREKEVLIVNGINYFCFDLEEKVQSVTGIMPTYVAALSWRDVDQEAVAICYVPVEGTTSTRAIDDRIRDILVRETGLVPKKIVALARHGFQKTTSGKIQRVQMAQKLLQNALPRYQDSGQAVPLRQAYWQTWTPPKQPDEMQYADIVVWEADASFDMQQLPGCLRDLSRQFAATSGVHSPTPTRLLRVMLSEKPQGHYWGLFGLLNSYCAENPGWKVQMIQRSSAADAASEWPVQAGWFRQTTEGWACLTLGEAAAVQITATQPQNVLITGGGGALAWLLAQDYVERGATVWLLGRSDAPPWLDDGQPQAQMHWIRDDLSMVRQTSQRLEEALPEGTTFDVICHLAGTMETGLSSQLEDNALIRTMRAKVEGLEVLRKALKMSQKSAPAQWVLYGSVVAACGFPLSGAYAYANGALLDMAHSMRAEGEQVCWLGWSAWRGVGMSRNGLDAGQLASHGLHLLEPEQARLHHWRLAGTNDDFFIGIEGLAALPGVTVSPSLGDKSPILSISECRERIENALKAVLSLEKVQADDHFFDLGATSISLVQIQRHLRERGQITLDVAVLLQYPTVTRLTQYMAQGESDMQTVTLSARKSDVRRRRTARSSVKTPKRGQ